The following proteins are encoded in a genomic region of Bernardetia sp. MNP-M8:
- a CDS encoding SpoIIE family protein phosphatase — protein sequence MIYIPLKAQVGKPFIHNYTSKEYKAHVQNWSLTQDGRGVIYIGNGDGVLEFDGNNWRIIPITKSKGTSFSMFYPNFAEEQKNKVYVGSTNEFGYLSSNQEGYLEYQSLSDLLDSIPQFDRILKIVQQKTETSNELIFYAMSLRKFFVLEDNGKNIKIDTISYNAYQVIFDVNQRAYFWDFNKGVQKLENKKFSPISANSFYQNHIVDFVLKENENSYLIYAREYTRAEDRRITVINRKLYRVSSSKFDTSEPQDISEEYPEFLSFLQETKYTYGVYNKVVRLPSNKIAVLDTRSGIYILDEKGILQQKIVEETGLLTNAIYDMIVTDKGNLFVAMNKGVAHVETASPISFWDKNSGLDGVVEAIHYFEGKTYVATHQGLYYLDGDKAKRIKGDTPFDTQTWAFTRFTPVSKDGTPQKEQLLVSDNYGLHQITDSTAKRVFINRDNIFDFYQSEKNPNRIFLLTGNGVNAIRYENGKWTNEGRIKDLNDDVRMMAEDKNGNLWLGTFRNGAIKIPYYEKPEEITADKIKYYKEEQGFLSLKNVLVYPFKDEIIFATETGLYKYDETTDKMISAPELEGTTLTDKSRDIFSFTEASNGDLWYAGLQSATGAIGIAKKQADGSYQLYETPFKKIPEMMVLGHYLAPDGTMWFGGSEGVFRYDPKADTDYYKARNILIRKVQIGKDSVIYGGFAQKYLTNKNPSYQVISLDEDLSYEFNSLTFEFALPDFGEGKNNYRYRLKGFNEQWSEWTTDSKAIYTNLFEGKYTFEVEGKNGYEQVSNIAGYSFEITPPWYRMWWAYIVYSIFAIALVWLVVKWNTRRLEKEKANLESIVQQRTAEIQQQKEEIEQQANNVMLANAEINQQKEEIEAQAESLREANLSITEQNEEIYLQKEEVEKSYKNIQILSEIGQKITQILNQKDLVKTVYSNVNALMPAEFFGIGLYNPQLQRIEFSGFIENDEEMPFHYDRLEEAESKAVICFTQQKELIENDFLAHLQKIQEEKGEEFIAKVGQIPQSFVYLPLFVEQKPVGVITVQSLEKNAYGEQQLTILRTLAAYTSIALDNVSAYQMIEEKNRNITDSIRYANTIQGAVLPHQNEFAKLFKEHFILYNPKDIVSGDFYWLAHKKGITYLAAIDCTGHGVPGAFMSMIGHSILTEIINETPNANPSQILEDMNKRLVAALHQNQESNSDGMDMCLCAFHIAESENNSTVKIEYAGAKRALYYALPPSHSSTEKTELKIVSATRRSIGGKQYLEKPFENNEFQVPKGSTFYLTTDGYVDQNNPSGDKIGTLKFLNIMNQISNKSLAEQHLFLVDYLDNFQQTTNQRDDITIIGIRV from the coding sequence TTGATTTATATTCCTTTAAAGGCACAAGTAGGAAAACCATTTATCCATAACTATACATCAAAAGAATACAAAGCACATGTTCAGAACTGGAGCTTGACACAAGATGGTCGTGGTGTAATATATATAGGAAATGGTGATGGTGTTTTAGAGTTTGATGGAAATAATTGGCGAATAATTCCTATTACTAAGAGTAAAGGAACTTCTTTTTCAATGTTTTATCCCAACTTTGCAGAAGAACAGAAAAATAAAGTATATGTTGGCTCAACAAACGAATTTGGCTACCTCTCTTCTAATCAAGAAGGGTATTTAGAATATCAATCTTTGAGTGATTTATTAGATAGTATTCCTCAGTTTGATAGAATTTTGAAGATTGTTCAGCAAAAAACAGAAACAAGCAATGAGCTTATTTTCTACGCTATGTCATTACGAAAGTTTTTTGTTTTAGAAGATAATGGAAAAAACATAAAAATAGATACTATTTCTTATAATGCCTATCAAGTTATTTTTGATGTAAATCAACGAGCTTATTTTTGGGATTTTAATAAAGGAGTTCAAAAGCTTGAAAATAAAAAGTTTTCGCCTATTTCAGCTAATTCATTTTATCAAAATCATATTGTTGATTTTGTATTAAAAGAAAATGAAAATTCCTATCTTATATATGCTAGAGAATATACTCGTGCAGAAGATAGAAGAATTACAGTTATCAACAGAAAATTATATCGTGTTTCTAGCTCTAAGTTTGATACCAGCGAACCACAAGATATTTCAGAAGAATACCCTGAATTTTTAAGTTTTTTACAAGAAACGAAATATACGTATGGAGTGTATAATAAGGTTGTTCGCTTGCCTTCCAACAAAATAGCTGTTTTAGACACACGAAGTGGAATTTATATTTTAGATGAAAAAGGCATTCTACAGCAAAAAATTGTAGAAGAAACTGGACTTCTGACAAATGCTATTTATGATATGATTGTTACAGACAAAGGAAATTTGTTTGTAGCGATGAATAAAGGAGTAGCTCATGTAGAAACAGCTTCTCCAATCTCGTTTTGGGATAAAAATTCAGGCTTAGATGGAGTTGTAGAAGCAATACATTATTTTGAGGGTAAAACTTATGTTGCAACTCATCAAGGTTTGTACTATTTAGATGGAGATAAAGCAAAAAGAATAAAAGGAGATACACCATTTGATACTCAGACTTGGGCTTTTACTCGTTTTACACCTGTTTCTAAAGATGGTACACCTCAAAAAGAACAGCTTTTAGTAAGTGATAATTATGGATTACATCAAATTACAGACTCAACTGCAAAGCGAGTATTCATAAATAGAGATAATATTTTTGATTTTTATCAATCTGAGAAAAACCCCAATCGTATTTTCTTACTTACTGGAAATGGTGTAAATGCTATACGATATGAAAATGGCAAATGGACAAATGAAGGACGAATAAAAGATTTGAATGATGATGTTCGAATGATGGCAGAAGATAAAAATGGTAATCTTTGGTTAGGAACATTTAGAAATGGTGCTATCAAAATCCCTTATTATGAAAAGCCTGAAGAAATTACGGCTGATAAAATAAAATATTACAAAGAAGAACAAGGATTTTTATCACTCAAAAACGTATTAGTTTATCCTTTCAAAGATGAAATTATTTTTGCAACAGAAACAGGATTATATAAATACGATGAAACAACTGATAAAATGATTTCTGCACCAGAGCTAGAAGGTACAACTCTTACAGATAAAAGCAGAGATATTTTTTCATTTACAGAGGCTTCTAATGGTGATTTGTGGTATGCTGGTCTTCAAAGTGCAACAGGTGCAATCGGAATAGCAAAAAAACAAGCTGATGGAAGTTATCAGTTATATGAAACTCCTTTTAAGAAAATACCTGAAATGATGGTTTTGGGTCATTATTTAGCTCCTGACGGAACCATGTGGTTTGGAGGTTCAGAGGGAGTTTTTAGATATGACCCAAAAGCAGATACTGACTATTATAAAGCAAGAAATATTTTGATTCGTAAGGTTCAAATAGGTAAAGATTCTGTTATTTATGGTGGATTTGCACAAAAGTATCTTACTAATAAAAATCCTTCCTATCAAGTTATTTCATTAGATGAAGATTTATCGTATGAATTTAATTCCCTTACTTTTGAATTTGCGTTACCTGATTTTGGAGAAGGGAAAAACAATTATCGTTATCGTTTGAAGGGATTTAATGAGCAATGGAGCGAATGGACAACGGATAGTAAAGCCATTTATACTAATCTTTTCGAAGGAAAATATACCTTTGAAGTAGAAGGAAAAAATGGATATGAACAGGTAAGTAATATTGCTGGTTATTCTTTTGAGATAACTCCTCCTTGGTATCGCATGTGGTGGGCATATATTGTATATAGTATTTTTGCGATTGCTTTAGTTTGGCTTGTAGTAAAATGGAATACTCGTCGTTTAGAGAAAGAAAAAGCTAATTTAGAATCAATTGTGCAACAGCGAACTGCCGAAATTCAGCAACAGAAAGAAGAAATAGAACAACAAGCCAATAATGTAATGCTTGCCAATGCTGAAATAAACCAACAAAAAGAAGAGATTGAAGCACAAGCAGAAAGTTTGAGAGAAGCAAATTTATCTATTACAGAACAAAATGAAGAAATCTATCTTCAAAAAGAGGAAGTAGAAAAATCATACAAAAACATTCAAATACTTTCTGAAATTGGTCAGAAAATTACTCAAATCTTGAATCAAAAAGATTTGGTAAAAACTGTTTATAGTAATGTAAATGCACTGATGCCAGCCGAGTTTTTTGGTATTGGACTTTACAATCCACAATTACAACGTATTGAGTTCTCTGGTTTTATAGAGAATGATGAAGAAATGCCTTTTCATTATGATAGATTAGAGGAAGCTGAAAGTAAAGCTGTCATTTGCTTCACACAGCAAAAAGAACTTATCGAAAATGATTTTCTAGCACATTTACAAAAAATTCAGGAAGAAAAAGGAGAAGAGTTTATTGCTAAAGTAGGACAGATTCCTCAATCTTTTGTTTATCTTCCTTTGTTTGTAGAGCAAAAACCAGTTGGAGTAATTACGGTTCAGAGCTTAGAAAAAAATGCCTATGGCGAACAACAGCTTACCATTCTCAGAACACTTGCAGCCTATACATCAATTGCTTTAGACAATGTTTCTGCTTATCAAATGATTGAAGAAAAGAATCGTAATATTACTGATTCTATTCGTTATGCAAATACTATTCAGGGAGCAGTTTTGCCTCATCAAAATGAATTTGCAAAATTATTTAAAGAACATTTTATACTCTACAATCCAAAAGACATTGTTTCAGGTGATTTTTATTGGCTAGCTCACAAAAAAGGAATTACCTACTTGGCAGCTATTGATTGTACTGGACACGGAGTTCCAGGGGCATTTATGTCTATGATAGGACACTCTATTTTAACAGAAATAATTAATGAAACTCCAAATGCTAATCCATCTCAAATTTTGGAAGACATGAATAAGCGTTTGGTAGCAGCTCTTCATCAAAATCAAGAATCAAATTCTGATGGAATGGATATGTGTTTATGTGCTTTTCATATTGCAGAATCAGAAAATAATTCAACCGTAAAAATAGAATATGCAGGAGCAAAAAGAGCTTTATATTATGCTTTACCACCATCACACTCTAGTACAGAAAAAACTGAGTTGAAAATTGTATCAGCTACCAGACGTTCTATTGGAGGAAAGCAGTATCTTGAAAAGCCATTTGAAAACAACGAGTTTCAAGTTCCAAAAGGCTCTACTTTTTATCTTACTACCGACGGTTATGTTGATCAAAATAATCCAAGTGGAGACAAAATTGGAACACTCAAGTTTTTGAATATAATGAATCAAATTTCAAATAAATCACTTGCTGAGCAACATTTATTTTTAGTAGATTATTTGGATAATTTTCAACAAACAACTAATCAGCGTGATGATATTACAATTATCGGAATTAGAGTTTAA
- the murA gene encoding UDP-N-acetylglucosamine 1-carboxyvinyltransferase has product MTKLKESVTFEVEGGTPLKGEITPQGAKNEALQILCAVLLTAEPVIVNNIPLIRDVLKLIDLLGHLGVETEKLSDHSYKFEAKNIDLDFLYSPDFIKQGGALRGSVMIMGPLLARFGKCRLGQPGGDKIGRRRLDTHFRGFEELGARFSYDAENKYYNVDATDLKGKYILLEEASVTGTANILMAAVLAKGKTTLYNAACEPYIQQLCDMLCRMGAKIEGIGSNLLTIEGVEKLRGTEHTMLPDMIEIGSFIGLAALTASEIRIKNARIDKLGCIPNTFKKLGIHLIFENDDIIIPAQEHYHIDSYIDGSILTIADAPWPGFTPDLISIVLVVATQAHGTLMIHQKMFESRLFFVDKLIDMGAKIILCDPHRATVLGLGRQQDLRGIPMTSPDIRAGVSLLLAALSAQGKSVIHSAEQIDRGYQFIDKRLNALGAKIKRIEE; this is encoded by the coding sequence ATGACAAAATTAAAAGAATCTGTAACCTTTGAAGTAGAAGGAGGAACACCACTAAAAGGAGAAATTACCCCACAAGGCGCAAAAAACGAAGCCTTACAAATTCTGTGTGCTGTCTTATTGACTGCCGAACCTGTCATAGTCAATAATATTCCCCTAATTCGTGATGTATTAAAACTTATTGACTTGTTAGGGCATTTAGGAGTAGAAACTGAAAAACTAAGTGACCATTCCTATAAATTTGAAGCAAAAAACATAGATTTAGATTTTTTATACAGCCCTGATTTTATAAAACAAGGAGGAGCTTTGCGTGGCTCTGTCATGATTATGGGACCACTTTTGGCTCGTTTTGGAAAATGTCGTTTAGGGCAACCAGGGGGAGACAAAATTGGAAGGCGAAGATTAGATACCCACTTTAGAGGTTTTGAGGAATTAGGAGCAAGATTTAGTTATGATGCTGAAAACAAATATTATAATGTTGATGCTACTGACCTAAAAGGAAAATATATTTTATTAGAAGAGGCTTCTGTAACAGGAACAGCAAATATTTTGATGGCTGCTGTGCTTGCAAAAGGAAAAACTACACTTTATAATGCAGCTTGTGAACCTTATATTCAGCAGCTTTGTGATATGCTTTGCAGAATGGGTGCAAAAATAGAAGGAATTGGCTCAAATCTTTTGACTATTGAAGGAGTTGAGAAATTAAGAGGAACAGAGCATACAATGCTTCCTGATATGATAGAAATAGGAAGTTTTATTGGACTTGCTGCCCTGACAGCATCTGAAATTCGCATCAAAAATGCTCGCATAGACAAACTGGGTTGCATTCCAAATACATTTAAAAAACTAGGAATTCATCTCATTTTTGAAAATGATGATATTATTATTCCTGCACAAGAACATTATCATATAGATTCTTATATTGATGGCTCTATTCTGACAATTGCAGATGCACCTTGGCCTGGATTTACGCCTGATTTGATTTCGATTGTTTTGGTAGTAGCCACACAAGCACATGGAACGCTTATGATTCACCAAAAAATGTTTGAAAGCCGTTTGTTTTTTGTAGATAAACTGATTGATATGGGAGCAAAAATAATCTTGTGCGACCCACATCGTGCTACTGTTTTAGGACTTGGAAGGCAACAAGATTTGAGAGGAATTCCGATGACATCACCAGATATTCGTGCAGGTGTTTCGCTTCTTTTGGCTGCTCTTTCGGCACAAGGAAAAAGTGTTATTCATAGCGCAGAACAAATAGACAGAGGTTATCAGTTTATCGATAAGCGTTTGAATGCCTTAGGAGCAAAAATCAAACGCATTGAAGAATAA
- a CDS encoding tetratricopeptide repeat protein, whose protein sequence is MLLTLFLVNTFCFAQKNEQNIQKRIDSLKHILPTQTDTAKAHTLYNLAYAYRYSEPQKAKKYVKEAILEATPKQSYILAPSLNLLGMFLKHEGDYQEALHVFLLALPLQKETDNKVSLASLNNDIGLLYKNTGNFERALPYYKDALEICEEIKMHKGSGMILNNIGVVHQELEEYEEAKPYYFAALEKGKIIQDSSVFATAFGNLGEWHALRQNYDSSLYYSKMTLEIDKKQKNKGGIVLSSLNIGGVYMEKKEFKKAKPYLETALEIAFEINAKPLISNTYNSLANYYEKQSQFKEAYQYRTKRQNLQDSILNESNQKEIARLREKYETEKKEQEIITLNQENQIKSLELSQAKNRERIQIGSFIFILILSTVGIILNQKRNQYKQKIQLAEKDNFYFAALVEAQEQERKRIAADLHDGLGQLLAVARMQVSSLEPLIELGTNEEERQEDKETFEKSVQTLDLACKEIRNVSHQMMPYALIEQGLVSAIKDLIQNINEVENNKMKISFLTNLINQESLQERLNSSLEVSIFRIVQEVIGNSLKHAEANQFEITLNQKIEDANPEILLLLKDNGKGFETTQITESKGLGWKNIHSRVAMAKGKIDILSKNGMTIHITFPYK, encoded by the coding sequence TTGTTACTCACTTTATTTTTAGTCAATACCTTTTGCTTTGCTCAAAAAAATGAACAAAACATACAAAAACGAATAGATAGTTTAAAACATATATTGCCTACCCAAACAGATACTGCAAAGGCACATACCCTCTATAATTTGGCGTATGCTTACAGGTATTCTGAGCCTCAAAAAGCAAAAAAATATGTAAAAGAAGCTATCTTAGAAGCTACTCCTAAACAATCGTATATTCTTGCCCCGTCCTTGAATTTGTTAGGAATGTTTTTGAAGCACGAAGGAGATTATCAAGAGGCTTTACATGTGTTTTTATTGGCTTTGCCTCTACAAAAAGAAACTGACAATAAAGTAAGTTTAGCAAGTCTAAATAATGATATAGGACTTTTATACAAGAATACAGGAAATTTTGAGCGTGCATTGCCTTACTATAAGGATGCTTTAGAAATTTGTGAGGAAATAAAAATGCACAAAGGTTCGGGAATGATTCTAAATAATATAGGTGTAGTTCATCAAGAATTAGAAGAATATGAAGAGGCAAAACCGTATTATTTTGCTGCCCTTGAAAAAGGGAAAATTATACAAGATTCAAGTGTTTTTGCTACTGCTTTTGGTAATTTAGGAGAATGGCACGCATTGCGTCAAAATTATGACAGCTCACTGTATTATTCCAAAATGACTTTAGAAATTGATAAAAAACAAAAAAACAAAGGTGGAATTGTTCTTTCTAGTCTGAATATTGGTGGAGTTTATATGGAGAAAAAAGAGTTTAAGAAAGCAAAACCATATTTAGAAACAGCTTTAGAAATAGCTTTTGAGATTAATGCAAAACCACTTATTAGCAATACCTATAATTCGTTAGCAAATTATTATGAAAAACAAAGTCAATTTAAAGAAGCATATCAGTATCGAACAAAAAGACAGAATTTACAAGATAGTATCTTAAATGAATCTAATCAAAAAGAAATAGCACGACTACGAGAAAAATATGAAACAGAGAAAAAAGAGCAGGAAATAATTACACTCAACCAAGAAAATCAGATTAAAAGTCTAGAACTCTCACAAGCAAAAAATAGAGAACGAATACAGATTGGAAGTTTTATTTTCATACTAATTCTATCAACAGTAGGAATTATTTTAAATCAGAAGAGAAATCAATACAAACAAAAAATACAACTTGCTGAAAAAGATAATTTTTATTTTGCAGCACTTGTAGAAGCTCAAGAGCAAGAACGTAAACGCATTGCAGCTGATTTGCATGACGGTTTAGGACAACTTTTGGCAGTGGCTAGAATGCAGGTTTCTTCTTTAGAGCCTTTGATTGAACTGGGTACAAATGAAGAAGAAAGACAAGAAGATAAAGAGACATTTGAAAAATCAGTGCAAACATTGGATTTAGCTTGTAAAGAAATTCGTAATGTCTCTCATCAAATGATGCCTTATGCACTCATTGAACAGGGATTAGTTTCAGCTATTAAAGACTTAATACAAAATATAAATGAGGTAGAAAACAATAAAATGAAAATCAGTTTTTTAACAAATCTCATAAATCAAGAATCATTGCAGGAGCGTTTAAATTCTTCTTTAGAGGTTTCTATTTTCAGAATTGTACAAGAAGTAATCGGAAATTCACTCAAACATGCAGAAGCTAATCAGTTTGAAATTACATTAAATCAAAAAATAGAAGATGCAAATCCTGAAATTTTATTACTTTTGAAAGACAATGGAAAAGGATTTGAAACCACTCAGATTACAGAAAGTAAGGGATTGGGATGGAAGAATATTCATTCAAGAGTAGCTATGGCAAAAGGAAAAATTGATATTTTGAGTAAAAATGGAATGACTATACACATAACTTTCCCCTATAAATAA
- a CDS encoding ABC transporter permease has translation MFDLDKWQEIFFTIKQNKLRTFLTAFGVFWGIFMLVFMLGAGSGLENGVKQEFAGFASNALFVWSRKTTIPYNGLQAGRRFQYTLANVEALQKKVKEIEVVAPRIEVGTVPMSYGTKYASYSMRGETPELTQINAKIILAGRFLNQIDIDQKRKVAILGQSVAKELFGTETVEKNPEKIVGKYFKARNVFFQIVGVCREVRSGNNAQEEEEAVFIPVTTAQQIFNMSDKIDWFVCTIDPKADATEIEKEVKLTLGKYHSVSPEDFSAIGSWNTSKEFQKFDTIFIAIRGFIWFVGVFTLLAGIIGVGNIMIITVKERTREIGVRKALGATPSSIVSLILQEAIFLTALPGYVGLVTGTSVVFGVNTLLKTMKAENQFFANPLIEWKVAVGALILLIISGTIAGLIPAILAARVNPIEALRDE, from the coding sequence TTGTTTGACTTAGATAAATGGCAAGAAATATTTTTCACTATAAAACAGAACAAACTGCGTACTTTTCTGACAGCATTTGGTGTTTTTTGGGGTATTTTTATGCTTGTTTTTATGCTTGGTGCAGGAAGTGGACTTGAAAATGGAGTAAAACAAGAGTTTGCTGGTTTTGCTTCCAATGCGCTTTTTGTGTGGTCAAGAAAAACAACAATTCCTTATAATGGTTTACAGGCAGGGAGACGTTTTCAATATACGCTTGCTAATGTAGAAGCCCTTCAAAAGAAAGTCAAAGAAATTGAAGTGGTTGCACCTAGAATAGAAGTAGGAACTGTTCCGATGAGCTATGGAACAAAATATGCGTCCTATTCTATGCGTGGAGAAACACCAGAGCTTACTCAAATCAATGCAAAAATTATTTTGGCAGGGCGTTTCTTAAATCAAATTGATATTGACCAAAAAAGAAAAGTAGCCATTTTAGGGCAATCTGTTGCAAAAGAACTTTTTGGAACAGAAACAGTAGAAAAAAATCCAGAAAAAATTGTAGGAAAATATTTTAAGGCTAGAAATGTATTTTTTCAGATTGTAGGAGTTTGTAGAGAAGTGAGAAGTGGAAATAATGCACAAGAAGAAGAAGAAGCTGTTTTTATTCCTGTCACAACAGCACAACAAATTTTTAATATGTCAGACAAGATAGATTGGTTTGTCTGTACAATAGATCCAAAAGCTGATGCTACGGAAATAGAAAAAGAAGTAAAACTAACTTTAGGAAAATATCATTCTGTTTCTCCTGAAGATTTTTCTGCGATTGGTTCGTGGAACACAAGCAAAGAGTTTCAAAAATTTGATACTATTTTTATCGCTATTCGTGGTTTTATTTGGTTTGTAGGAGTGTTTACGCTTTTGGCTGGAATTATTGGAGTAGGTAATATTATGATAATTACGGTAAAAGAACGTACTCGTGAAATTGGTGTCCGAAAAGCTCTAGGGGCTACACCAAGTTCTATTGTTTCACTTATCTTACAAGAAGCTATTTTTCTGACAGCTCTCCCAGGTTATGTGGGTTTGGTAACAGGAACATCTGTTGTTTTTGGAGTAAATACCCTTTTAAAGACAATGAAAGCTGAAAATCAGTTTTTTGCTAATCCTTTAATTGAATGGAAAGTAGCTGTTGGAGCTTTAATTTTATTAATTATTTCAGGAACAATTGCTGGTCTTATCCCTGCAATTTTGGCAGCGAGAGTAAATCCGATTGAGGCTCTTAGAGATGAGTAA
- the obgE gene encoding GTPase ObgE, with protein MDSPNFIDYVKLFLRSGKGGAGSRHFRKEKHVPLGGPDGGDGGRGGHIIIRANSQLWTLIHLRYQKHIFAEDGGNGSGQKSSGKQGEDTILEVPLGTVVKNSETGEKVAEVLEDGQEVILVNGGRGGLGNFHFRTSVNQAPEYAQPGEPCVEDWFTLELKVLADVGLVGFPNAGKSTLLSVVSAAKPKIANYAFTTLVPNLGVVPYRDHRSFVMADIPGIIEGAAEGKGLGVRFLRHIERNSMLLFVISADTKNIQAEYDILVGELEKYNPELLDKKRLLAISKMDLIDDELRTLLEPDLPKDIPHIFISAVAQTNLDVLKDKIWENLHK; from the coding sequence TTGGATTCTCCTAACTTCATAGATTACGTTAAATTATTTCTTCGCTCTGGTAAGGGTGGAGCAGGTTCTAGACATTTTCGCAAAGAAAAACATGTTCCTTTGGGTGGTCCTGATGGTGGCGATGGTGGGCGAGGTGGTCATATTATCATTCGTGCCAATTCCCAACTTTGGACACTTATACATTTGCGTTACCAAAAACACATCTTTGCAGAAGATGGAGGAAATGGAAGTGGACAAAAAAGTTCGGGCAAACAAGGCGAAGATACCATTTTGGAAGTTCCGTTAGGAACAGTTGTAAAAAATTCTGAAACAGGTGAAAAAGTAGCTGAAGTTTTGGAAGACGGACAAGAAGTGATTTTAGTAAACGGAGGACGAGGAGGATTAGGTAATTTTCACTTTCGTACTTCTGTCAATCAAGCTCCTGAATATGCTCAACCAGGTGAGCCTTGTGTTGAAGATTGGTTTACACTAGAATTAAAAGTTTTGGCAGATGTCGGCTTGGTAGGTTTTCCAAATGCAGGAAAATCGACGCTGCTTTCCGTTGTTTCGGCGGCCAAACCAAAGATTGCAAACTATGCTTTTACTACACTTGTTCCTAATTTGGGAGTAGTTCCTTATCGTGATCATCGTTCGTTTGTGATGGCTGACATCCCTGGAATTATTGAAGGAGCAGCAGAAGGAAAAGGCTTAGGTGTACGTTTTTTAAGACATATTGAAAGAAATTCCATGCTTTTGTTTGTCATTTCGGCAGACACAAAAAATATTCAAGCAGAATATGATATTTTGGTTGGAGAACTTGAAAAATACAATCCAGAATTATTAGACAAAAAACGTCTTTTAGCTATTTCAAAAATGGATTTGATAGATGACGAACTTAGAACACTATTAGAACCTGATTTGCCAAAAGATATTCCTCATATTTTTATCTCAGCAGTCGCTCAAACAAATTTAGATGTCCTGAAAGATAAAATTTGGGAGAATTTGCATAAGTAA
- a CDS encoding response regulator transcription factor encodes MQEEKQTIKLLLTDDHQMLLDGIRSLLKREPDIEIIAEATNGKTALEILQKQADNNIPIDVLLTDISMPQMDGVELTRLAKLRFPDLKVLVLTMHDERALIEQILAVEAEGYILKNIGRKELIKAIKKVAEGSSHYSPEVLEVIMQKKKEQNHETPANSLTKRETEIVQLICKEYSSAEIAETLFISTRTVETHRKNILQKINVKNVVGLIKFAFKHQLV; translated from the coding sequence ATGCAGGAAGAAAAACAAACCATAAAATTACTCCTTACTGATGACCACCAAATGCTTTTGGATGGAATTCGTTCGCTATTAAAAAGAGAACCTGATATTGAAATTATTGCTGAGGCAACAAATGGAAAAACAGCTTTAGAAATTTTACAAAAACAAGCAGACAATAATATTCCTATTGATGTTTTATTGACTGATATTAGTATGCCTCAAATGGATGGTGTAGAACTGACACGATTAGCCAAACTTCGTTTTCCAGATTTGAAGGTTTTGGTTTTGACAATGCATGATGAAAGAGCTTTAATAGAACAGATTTTGGCAGTAGAAGCAGAAGGTTATATTTTGAAGAATATTGGCAGAAAAGAACTTATAAAAGCAATAAAAAAAGTAGCAGAAGGAAGTTCGCATTATAGCCCAGAAGTTTTAGAGGTTATTATGCAAAAGAAAAAAGAACAAAATCACGAAACTCCTGCCAATTCTCTTACCAAACGAGAAACTGAAATTGTACAACTTATCTGTAAAGAATATTCAAGTGCAGAAATAGCAGAAACTCTTTTTATTAGTACAAGAACTGTAGAAACACACCGAAAAAATATTTTACAGAAAATCAATGTGAAAAATGTGGTTGGGTTGATAAAATTTGCTTTTAAACATCAGTTGGTTTAA